A section of the Oreochromis aureus strain Israel breed Guangdong linkage group 22, ZZ_aureus, whole genome shotgun sequence genome encodes:
- the LOC120435871 gene encoding uncharacterized protein LOC120435871: protein MVRIVVEAMQVNCRNPKRASCEEVAKIIVNRYPQTFADFTEKGERLGCGHYSLLRSIKSRVEHVNQDNTTHRLRQTKRTRNEEDCSPNSNATSPKKVRCLVDSYGCINWQPVELPEGETPASLEEKKHILLTIFNSEGPGAVERPDVDDFMCLTYISQRQLINSCRSLSVAEIQEQWPFLFTRKGLSNHFYKLTGIDISECLSQALITKGRRIINYFSSQKLKWNLGIRTLIQQIESEGVLTNNKVGTAAILLMMKYYKEDEDSLFVLADETSTRMSLEAESNLPITPRLIMLGQSSMTATCWMVSAEGRVIVELDKENTFADAMSSLVHSMY, encoded by the exons ATGGTTAGAATTGTTGTGGAGGCCATGCAAGTTAACTGCAGAAACCCTAAACGTGCATCTTGTGAAGAGGTTGCTAAGATCATTGTAAACAGATACCCTCAAACATTTGCAGATTTTactgaaaagggagaaagactgGGTTGTGGACATTATTCACTACTAAGAAGCATCAAATCTAGAGTTGAACATGTTAATCAAGATAATACAACACATAGACTTCGTCAAACAAAGAGAACCAGGAATGAGGAAGACTGCAGTCCCAACAGTAATGCAACCTCACCTAAAAAAGTTAGATGCCTTGTTGATAGCTATGGTTGTATAAATTGGCAACCAGTTGAACTTCCTGAGGGGGAAACGCCAGCTTCTTTAGAGGAAAAGAAGCACATCTTGTTAACAATTTTTAATTCAGAAGGACCTGGAGCTGTGGAGAGACCTGATGTGGATGACTTCATGTGCCTCACATATATTTCTCAGCGCCAGCTTATCAACAGTTGTCGCTCACTTTCAGTAGCTGAAATTCAGGAGCAGTGGCCATTCTTGTTTACTCGGAAAGGTCTTTCGAACCACTTTTACAAACTCACAGGCATCGATATCAGTGAGTGCTTAAGTCAGGCCCTCATAACCAAAGGCAGAAGGATTATTAACTATTTCTCCAGCCAGAAGCTCAAATGGAACCTTGGTATAAGGACACTCATCCAGCAGATAGAAAGTGAGGGAGTTTTGACCAACAACAAGGTTGGCACAGCAGCCATACTTCTCATGATGAAGTATTACAAGGAAGATGAAGACTCCCTCTTTGTCTTAGCAGAT GAAACATCTACCAGGATGTCCCTTGAAGCAGAGAGCAACCTGCCAATCACCCCGAGGCTGATTATGCTTG gacaaagttcaatgaccgccacctgctggatgGTGAGTGCAGAGGGGCGTGTAATTGTTGAGCTGGACAAAGAGAACACCTTTGCTGATGCGATGTCTTCTTTGGTTCATTCTATGTATTGA